Proteins encoded within one genomic window of Anastrepha ludens isolate Willacy chromosome 4, idAnaLude1.1, whole genome shotgun sequence:
- the LOC128861367 gene encoding uncharacterized protein LOC128861367, whose translation MGNKQRNTAKGSIAYNHFMYLEELRRPAKQPLRQSQSKMELTLCLLRTNLRNLSNFNTTELTELNQLLVLKEDLRKDIQNKTVVKKQKKTKDRWRLASVLE comes from the coding sequence ATGGGTAATAAACAACGGAACACCGCTAAAGGCTCAATCGCTTACAACCACTTTATGTATCTGGAGGAATTGCGACGTCCAGCGAAACAGCCATTGCGTCAGAGTCAGTCGAAAATGGAGTTGACATTGTGTCTTCTTAGAACAAATTTGAGGAACCTATCCAACTTTAATACGACAGAATTGACGGAGCTCAATCAGTTGTTGGTGCTTAAAGAAGATTTGCGCAAGGATATCCAGAATAAGACGGTTGTCAAGAAACAGAAGAAAACGAAAGATCGCTGGCGCTTAG